A stretch of the Chlamydia pecorum E58 genome encodes the following:
- a CDS encoding LptF/LptG family permease, with protein MLIWKRYLLTKFWLSFIALLFLAFIFYTSVHHSLHAIKGNASFFISLSSLKLLLLYYLSQTVLKADFLFPQLIAIAATLTLFSMQSKREVLLLQASGLSLKSLITPLIASGGIVTLILYANFQWLYPICEKTSITKEHSEKEIPRKHEDKVPALYLKDQSVLLYSSIDQKSLTLNNIFWIKSPKMIYHVEKLIFSTPSLPIGFNVTEFSDIPTGELTLSGFFDMKEFPEIEFGSYENPFSKIFSAGGKNRLSEFYLAIPWSAFGIGLSTKVPQRILLLLSQFYYMLISPLACITAIVIPAYLCLRFSRTPKATLAYLIPLGVTNTFFVFLKAGVVLANSSVLPTFPVMMMPLCILSMVTYYSYSRLQ; from the coding sequence ATGCTCATCTGGAAACGTTACCTTCTTACCAAATTCTGGCTATCCTTCATTGCCCTGCTTTTTTTGGCGTTTATTTTCTATACCTCTGTCCATCACTCTCTTCATGCCATTAAGGGAAATGCCTCGTTTTTCATCTCACTAAGTTCTTTGAAGCTTCTCCTCCTTTATTACCTCTCTCAAACTGTTCTCAAAGCGGATTTCCTTTTTCCCCAATTAATTGCGATTGCTGCTACCTTGACCCTTTTTTCTATGCAAAGCAAACGAGAAGTTCTTCTTCTTCAGGCCTCTGGGCTATCTCTAAAATCTTTAATTACGCCTCTGATTGCTTCTGGAGGCATAGTTACTCTTATCCTATATGCAAACTTTCAATGGCTATATCCCATATGTGAAAAGACCTCTATTACGAAAGAGCACTCAGAAAAAGAGATTCCTAGGAAGCATGAAGATAAAGTTCCTGCTTTGTATCTCAAAGACCAATCCGTGTTACTATACTCTTCTATTGATCAGAAATCTCTAACCTTAAATAACATCTTCTGGATCAAAAGCCCCAAAATGATTTACCACGTTGAAAAATTAATATTTTCAACTCCTTCATTACCTATCGGCTTTAACGTTACAGAGTTCTCTGATATTCCTACAGGAGAGTTGACTCTCTCCGGCTTTTTTGACATGAAAGAATTCCCAGAAATAGAGTTCGGTTCTTATGAAAATCCCTTTTCCAAAATCTTCTCTGCGGGAGGGAAAAACCGCCTTTCAGAGTTTTATCTCGCTATACCTTGGAGTGCATTTGGGATTGGGTTAAGCACAAAAGTCCCTCAAAGAATCTTACTTTTGCTCTCCCAATTCTACTACATGCTTATCTCTCCCTTAGCTTGTATTACTGCAATAGTCATCCCAGCCTATTTGTGTTTAAGGTTTTCTAGAACTCCTAAGGCTACATTGGCGTATCTTATCCCTTTAGGGGTAACAAATACCTTTTTTGTTTTTTTAAAAGCGGGGGTTGTTCTTGCCAATAGCAGTGTACTTCCTACTTTCCCCGTAATGATGATGCCTCTATGTATTCTCTCTATGGTTACTTATTATTCTTATTCGAGACTTCAATAA